Proteins from a single region of Seriola aureovittata isolate HTS-2021-v1 ecotype China chromosome 9, ASM2101889v1, whole genome shotgun sequence:
- the tmem269 gene encoding transmembrane protein 269 isoform X1, with protein sequence MILLTPSSGFFQCTNKLFLSDQATGLHIKEFARKNAANALSVSNMVMGMASILSSLNGHHHAACWLVLIGYLLDLADGAVARRLDACSALGAKLDDFADFTTFGIATSLLLRTADLLDNFLCMCYVLSVFVRLCFFSSGIPFMYRGLPCIYSSAILASASLLSGGNMAVLRVIAVAMILFMISHNFYPHDRVLESQAWKKVVYAGGVVMVFCSSFPPACAYYLLWSVSYILFPTSLWSSKV encoded by the exons ATGATCCTCCTGACTCCCTCCTCTG GTTTCTTCCAGTGTACCAACAAGCTCTTCCTGAGTGATCAGGCCACAGGGCTCCACATCAAGGAGTTTGCACGTAAAAATGCAGCGAATGCTCTGTCGGTTTCCAACATGGTCATGGGCATGGCCTCCATTCTCAGCAGTCTTAATGG GCACCATCATGCTGCATGTTGGCTGGTTCTGATTGGCTACCTGCTGGATTTGGCAGATGGAGCAGTTGCCAGGCGACTCGATGCCTGCTCTGCACTGG GTGCAAAGCTAGATGATTTTGCTGACTTCACAACCTTCGGCATCGCCACGTCGCTGCTCCTGAGGACAGCTGACCTGCTGGACAACTTCCTGTGCATGTGTTACGTCCTGTCTGTGTTCGTCCGCCTCTGTTTCTTCTCAAGCG GGATCCCATTCATGTACCGGGGCCTGCCCTGCATCTACTCCTCAGCCATCCTGGCCAGTGCCTCTCTGCTGTCAGGGGGAAACATGGCCGTGCTGCGTGTCATCGCAGTGGCTATGATCCTTTTCATGATCAGTCACAACTTCTACCCCCATGACAGAGTGCTGGAGTCCCAGGCATGGAAGAAAGTAGTTTACGCTGGAG gaGTTGTCATGGTGTTCTGCTCTTCCTTCCCCCCTGCCTGTGCGTACTATCTGCTGTGGTCCGTCTCCTACATTTTGTTCCCAACATCCCTTTGGAgcagtaaagtgtaa
- the tmem269 gene encoding transmembrane protein 269 isoform X2, producing MVMGMASILSSLNGHHHAACWLVLIGYLLDLADGAVARRLDACSALGAKLDDFADFTTFGIATSLLLRTADLLDNFLCMCYVLSVFVRLCFFSSGIPFMYRGLPCIYSSAILASASLLSGGNMAVLRVIAVAMILFMISHNFYPHDRVLESQAWKKVVYAGGVVMVFCSSFPPACAYYLLWSVSYILFPTSLWSSKV from the exons ATGGTCATGGGCATGGCCTCCATTCTCAGCAGTCTTAATGG GCACCATCATGCTGCATGTTGGCTGGTTCTGATTGGCTACCTGCTGGATTTGGCAGATGGAGCAGTTGCCAGGCGACTCGATGCCTGCTCTGCACTGG GTGCAAAGCTAGATGATTTTGCTGACTTCACAACCTTCGGCATCGCCACGTCGCTGCTCCTGAGGACAGCTGACCTGCTGGACAACTTCCTGTGCATGTGTTACGTCCTGTCTGTGTTCGTCCGCCTCTGTTTCTTCTCAAGCG GGATCCCATTCATGTACCGGGGCCTGCCCTGCATCTACTCCTCAGCCATCCTGGCCAGTGCCTCTCTGCTGTCAGGGGGAAACATGGCCGTGCTGCGTGTCATCGCAGTGGCTATGATCCTTTTCATGATCAGTCACAACTTCTACCCCCATGACAGAGTGCTGGAGTCCCAGGCATGGAAGAAAGTAGTTTACGCTGGAG gaGTTGTCATGGTGTTCTGCTCTTCCTTCCCCCCTGCCTGTGCGTACTATCTGCTGTGGTCCGTCTCCTACATTTTGTTCCCAACATCCCTTTGGAgcagtaaagtgtaa